In Lotus japonicus ecotype B-129 chromosome 5, LjGifu_v1.2, one genomic interval encodes:
- the LOC130719869 gene encoding uncharacterized protein LOC130719869: MVEAQRLSYVKGNQKTIRRDFLAGLEEAVDKGDLDPSHIGTRIVLPSSFTGGRRYMFNNCQDAMAICKFYGYPDLFITVTCNPKWPEIQRYVSQKGLNAYDRPDITCRVFHAKLQRLMVGLKKGEYFGKVSAGMYTIEFQKRGLPHAHILLWLAPSSKLNRPELIDSFISAELPDPIACPKLFDVVSTYMVHGPCGGGRKNSPCMVNGRCSKFFPKKYVEKTSFDIDGYPIYRRRNTGVSVERRGVQLDNGYVVPYNAKLLMKYQAHINIEYCNKSNCIKYLFKYINKGVDRVTVSMTNKADLGEKEVNIDEIQQYYDCRYLSPCESAWRSLSFEIHHHWPPVERLSFHLPKQQVVLFSDKEPLDSVVRRKKKEETMFTAWMTANNKFPQGRHLTYAQYPQFFVYDRRHKEWRPRKRGFSIERMNFIPIGCGEVYYLRLLLNLQVGCTNYNDLRTVDGIVYLSFQEACSALQLLENDKEFIDGIIDCSELSSGRSGRYLFVTLLLSNSIVNPRQVFEETWRLLADGILYQRRKVLCNPDLRMDDAILRTLCLVELEKLLVSNGKSLKDIPTMPFPISNEVPHYDNILLYNELRYDVGDMVKKHDDHVSRLNKEQRIVYEKVVDAVNESSGGFFFVYGSGGTGKTFLWKTLSYKFRGERKVVLNVASSGIASLLLPGGRTAHSLFGIPLVLNEDTICNIKQGSNKAELLKHTSLIIWDEAPMVNRWAFEGLDRTLRDIMLVSNPGCIDKPFGGKVIILGGDFRQTLPIIPKASREEIVMATINSSRLWKFCKVLRLVENMRVNNADSKDDIERRTSFSKWILDVGDGNLGDYNDGECDIQIPKDLLVESRGDGVSSIVHSTYPDLESNFFKKITFLIRPFLLQLWIL, translated from the exons ATGGTTGAGGCACAAAGGCTATCATATGTCAAAGGTAATCAAAAGACAATTCGTAGAGATTTCTTGGCCGGATTAGAAGAAGCAGTTGATAAGGGTGATCTTGATCCATCACATATTGGTACAAGAATTGTTTTACCATCATCATTTACAGGTGGAAGAAGGTATATGTTTAACAATTGTCAGGATGCAATGGCTATATGCAAATTCTATGGTTATCCAGATCTGTTCATAACTGTTACATGCAATCCCAAATGGCCTGAAATACAACGATATGTATCTCAAAAAGGATTGAATGCATATGATCGGCCTGATATAACATGTAGAGTTTTTCATGCTAAGCTTCAACGGTTAATGGTTGGCTTGAAGAAaggagaatattttggaaaagtTAGTGCTG GTATGTATACCATAGAGTTTCAGAAGAGGGGATTACCTCATGCACATATATTGCTTTGGTTAGCTCCAAGCTCGAAGTTGAATAGACCTGAATTGATAGATTCTTTTATTTCTGCTGAGCTACCTGATCCTATTGCATGTCCGAAGCTATTTGATGTTGTTTCAACATATATGGTTCATGGGCCGTGCGGTGGTGGTCGAAAAAATTCTCCATGTATGGTAAATGGTCgttgttccaaattttttccaaagAAATATGTTGAGAAGACTTCATTTGATATCGATGGGTATCCCATTTATCGAAGAAGGAACACTGGTGTTTCTGTTGAGAGACGAGGCGTTCAATTGGACAATGGCTATGTGGTGCCTTATAATGCAAAATTATTGATGAAATATCAAGCACACATTAACATTGAGTATTGCAACAAGTCCAATTGCATCAAATACTTATTCAAGTATATCAACAAGGGTGTTGATCGAGTAACTGTCTCCATGACAAATAAAGCTGATCTAGGTGAAAAAGAGGTAAACATTGATGAGATTcagcaatattatgattgtcgtTATTTGTCACCGTGTGAATCTGCTTGGAGGTCATTATCTTTTGAGATTCATCACCATTGGCCTCCTGTAGAAAGATTATCATTCCATTTGCCAAAACAACAAGTTGTTTTGTTTAGTGATAAAGAACCTCTTGATTCAGTTGTGAGgcgaaagaaaaaagaagaaacaatgTTTACTGCTTGGATGACTGCCAATAACAAATTTCCACAAGGCAGACACTTGACTTATGCTCAATACCCTCAATTTTTTGTGTATGATCGTAGGCATAAGGAGTGGAGACCAAGAAAAAGAGGTTTCTCTATTGAGAGGATGAACTTTATACCAATTGGTTGTGGTGAGGTGTATTATCTACGATTACTATTGAATTTACAGGTTGGATGTACAAATTACAATGATTTGCGAACTGTAGATGGCATTGTGTATCTATCATTTCAAGAAGCATGCTCAGCATTGCAATTACTAGAAAATGACAAAGAATTCATTGATGGTATAATTGATTGTTCGGAATTGTCATCCGGAAGATCAGGAAGGTACCTTTTTGTAACATTACTATTGTCAAATTCAATTGTAAATCCTAGACAAGTATTTGAGGAGACATGGCGACTTTTAGCTGATGGAATTTTATATCAAAGGAGAAAAGTTCTATGCAATCCAG ATTTGCGAATGGATGATGCTATCTTAAGAACTTTATGTTTAGTAGAATTGGAAAAATTGTTAGTGAGCAACGGAAAAAGCTTGAAGGATATTCCTACAATGCCGTTTCCAATTTCAAATGAAGTTCCACATTATGATAATATTCTACTATATAATGAGTTGAGATATGATGTGGGTGATATGGTTAAGAAGCATGATGACCATGTTTCTAGGTTGAATAAGGAGCAAAGAATTGTATATGAAAAGGTTGTTGATGCAGTGAATGAATCATCTGGCGGATTTTTCTTTGTGTATGGATCAGGGGGTACTGGGAAGACATTTTTGTGGAAAACTTTGTCATATAAATTTCGTGGAGAGCGGAAAGTTGTTTTGAATGTTGCGTCAAGTGGTATAGCATCTCTATTACTTCCTGGGGGTCGAACTGCCCATTCTTTATTTGGTATTCCACTTGTGTTAAATGAGGATACCATTTGCAATATCAAACAAGGGAGTAATAAAGCAGAACTTTTGAAACACACAAGTCTTATTATTTGGGATGAGGCGCCAATGGTAAACAGATGGGCATTTGAGGGATTGGATAGAACTTTGCGTGATATCATGTTAGTGAGTAATCCTGGGTGTATTGACAAACCTTTTGGTGGAAAAGTTATTATTCTTGGTGGTGATTTCAGACAAACTTTACCAATAATTCCTAAAGCAAGTCGTGAAGAAATTGTTATGGCAACAATAAACTCTTCAAGATTATGGAAGTTTTGCAAAGTTTTGAGGTTAGTAGAAAACATGCGAGTGAATAATGCAGATTCTAAAGATGATATAGAACGCCGAACAAGTTTTAGTAAGTGGATACTTGATGTTGGAGATGGTAATTTGGGTGATTACAATGATGGTGAATGTGATATTCAAATTCCTAAGGATTTGTTGGTGGAATCTAGAGGGGATGGTGTTTCAAGTATAGTTCATTCAACATATCCAGATCTTGAGTCAAATTTTTTCAAGAAAATTACTTTCTTGATAAGGCCATTCTTGCTCCAACTTTGGATATTGTAG
- the LOC130719870 gene encoding uncharacterized protein LOC130719870 — protein MLMRNIDVARGLCNGTRLIVDKLRPNLIYGKVMNGTNAGEMAYIPRMSITPSDSGLHVKIQRRQFPVCVCFAMTINKSQGQTLGRVGVFLPRPVFSHGQLYVAVSRVKCREGLKIYVEGTDSLLVNETKNVVYKEVFKNLG, from the coding sequence ATGTTAATGAGGAACATTGATGTGGCTCGTGGTTTGTGCAATGGAACTAGACTTATTGTTGACAAACTGCGTCCTAATTTAATCTATGGAAAAGTTATGAATGGAACTAATGCTGGGGAGATGGCTTATATTCCTCGAATGAGTATTACCCCTTCTGATAGTGGCTTACATGTAAAGATTCAACGACGGCAATTTCctgtttgtgtttgttttgcAATGACAATAAACAAGAGTCAAGGACAAACTTTGGGTAGAGTTGGTGTTTTTCTACCAAGACCTGTTTTCTCACATGGTCAACTCTATGTTGCTGTCTCCCGTGTGAAATGCAGAGAGGGATTGAAGATTTATGTTGAAGGAACGGATTCTTTGTTGGTAAATGAAACAAAGAATGTTGTTTACAAAGAAGTGTTTAAAAATTTAGGATAA